A stretch of DNA from Aulosira sp. FACHB-615:
TCATTCCACTCATTTGTAACGATTTTCTCGCTCCAGTGCGGATTGTGGGAATTTTCTTTTTAATCATTCATACACCGAACTTGTGTAACGAAACAATAAGTCGCACATCGCGTTACATAGTAAGCAGGTTAAATTATATGGTGGCTCATTGGGTCTACGCGATGAAGGCTTGCTAGATTCCGCTATTTATCAACCCCAAGCTACTTTTGCAGGTGAATTTTTACATCCTACAATTGTTGAACAAGCAGCAGCATACTTATTTCATATTACTCATAACCATGCTTTTGTAGATGGTAATAAGCGGACTGCTTTTGACGTGATGGTGACATTTTTGAACATAAATGATTATGAATTGAATATGTCACCAGAAAAAGCTTATGAATTAACAATGCAAGTCGCTGAAAATATCATGAGTAAGGAAGAGCTAATTGAATTACTGAAAAATTATATTACAGAACTCCTTTAAGCTATTCATAAAATTGGCATTTTCTAAACTGTCACGCCTTCTAACTCTTCATCAGTTAATTCATATAACTGACGCAACTTATCCAACTTATCTTGATCAGCTTCCCAGAAACCGCGCCCCGATGCTTCTAACATTCGGCTAATAATATTGCGGAAAGCTTCGGGGTTGGCTTGGCGTAATTTCTCAGCCATTTCTGGGTCTAAAGCGTAGGTATCTGCGGCTTGGTCATATACCCAATCATCTTTAAAATCGGCAGTACCACCCCAACCAATTAAGGCTGTCATTCGTTGCGAAATTTCAAACGCGCCGCCAGAACCTTGATTGGCCATTGCTTGCGCCCATTTGGGATTGAGTAATTTTGTGCGATATTCCATCCGCAGCAAATCTTCTAGGTTGCGGGGGGTGGTGTCTTTAGAAAAACTTTCCACAAAGCTGGTAGTTACCTTTTTACCGCCTTGTTTTTCGGCTGCTTTTTTCAAACCACCTGTGTTGGCGTAATATTCCTGAATATCGGTTAAACCATATTCTACCGAATCAATTTCTTGGACGATGCGATCGCTCGTTTTTAACAACTGATTCAACACCTCTGGTCTAGCCTGGCCTTTATCTTGTCTCCCGTAGCTAAACACATTGCGGCTTTGCCAAGTGTTACCTAACTCTTCCCCAGATTCCCAATTACCATCGACAACCCTATCATTTACCAAAGAACCAAAATCACCCGCAGGATTAGAAAATAACCTTGCTGAAGCATTTTCTACACCTTGCGCCTTTAAAGCTAAAGCGTGTTTCCGAATAAAATTCTCTTCTTCCGACTCATCCGCCTCAGCCGCACGGAAAAACAAGTCATCCAACAATTCGATGATATTCACAAAACTATCGCGGAAAATTCCTGACAAATTACCCAACACATCAATGCGGGGATGTCCCACCTCAGCCAAAGGTTTCAATTCATAACGGACAATTCGGCCAGTACCTTCCTTCACAGGTTCAGCGCCAACCAACTCCAGCAGAATTCCTAACGACTCACCCTTAGTTTTAATTGCATCTAAACCCCACAACAACACCGCCACCGTCTCAGGATATTTCCCATGTTCTTGTAAATGCTGGGCGATAATTTTCTGGGCAATTTCCCTACCTCTTTCATACGCCGCAGGCGAAGGCATTCTATAAGGATCTAACGCATGAATATTTCTCCCCGTTGGTAAAACCCCAGCACCATCACGCAACAAATCACCACCAGGCGCAGGCGGAATATACTCCCCATTCAACCCCCGCAACAGATTTGTTAACTCATCCGTAGTTCTCTCCAGTAAATCTCTTATCTCTACCTCTTCCTCTTGGCGTTCTTGGCGACTTGGCGGTTCGCTACCAAAATAAGCCTCCAAATACGCCGCCATCTCCTCCTCATTTGGGGCTTCACCCAAAGTATGCAGCCCAGAAGAAAACAGCCGATTTTCTAAAACCTGCAAATATTCGTACAACTTCACCAGATAATCATCAAAAGCATGGGCGCTAAACATTCTGATATTTTCTGGCGTAAAAGGAATGCCCAACTTTTTCGCATCCTCAAACGGACAATCAACATCTAAACCCGTATCAACAATTTTTTTACAAATCCCTTCCTTCAGCACATAATTCTTTTTCGGGTCTTCTCGATACTCCGCAATTAAATCGCGCAACGCCACCAATTCCTTATACAAACCTGCACGACCATAAGGCGGTACATTGTGCGAAATTAACACACCATAACCGCGACGCTTTGCCAAAATTGACTCCGAAGGATTATTCGCCGCATATATATATAGATTGGGCAAATCACCTAACAAAATATCTGACCAAGAATAACCTGTATTTCCTAAAGGCGAACCCGGCAACCATTCCACAGTACCGTGCATTCCAAAGTGAACCACCGCGTCAGCTTGTAACTCATTTTGCAACCATTTATAAAAAGCCGCATATTGAGGATGGGGTGTTAAATCGCGTTCAAACATTAACCGCATCGGGTCGCCTTGAATGCCTAACGGTGGTTGTAAACCTATCCAGACATTTCCTAGCTGTATACCGCCAATGTGCAGTTCCTCACCATAGGTTTTAATCCCGCTTCCTGTTAAAGATTTCCATTGTTTTTCAACGCGAGATGTGCGGAGATATCCCAACCATTTTTCTAATGTTCGGGCGTTAACAGTATTGGCTGAATCAGGAAAAGGTTTATTTACTTCCCATTTTTCCATCTCTTCATCAGCTGCTTTCACTTGGCGAATTAATTCTTCCCCATCTTCTGGGATGTCGCCAACGTTATAACCTTGGTCTTTAAGTGCGTGAAGGAATTTAATTAGACTGCGAGGCACATTTAACAATGCAGCTGTGCCGGCTGCACCATAACCAGGAGGGAAACCATATAAAATAATGGCAATTTTCCGTTCCGATGCTGGTGTTTGGCGTAAAGCAACCCAGCTTTTGACTCTACCAATTAATCGCTGTACCCGTTCAGGAACCAGATAAATATTTTCGCCAACCAAACCGCCGAGGGGAACGGTATCAATAGCCCCGTCGAGTTCTGGTAGGGCATATAAAACTACACTTTGTAAGCCGCCGACACCTTGGCGTGTCCAAGAATGGATATCTTGGATTAATAATGGTGCGGCGACAATATAAGGCACATTTTTCGCTGTGAGGATACGCTTGGCTACTTCTACTTGCCGTCCTGCTTCCATTGAACCAGCCGGGCCGCCGACTAAAGGAAAACCAATGGTAGAAACTATGGCATCAACTTTAACTGCATCTTGGGAAAGTGAGGGAGTTTCAATATTATTAAGTTGCCGTTGTTGCTGTTCGTAGTCGGTTGTCATCCAATCCCGTACTGCTACGTGTCCCTCTACGCCGTTGATGAAAATGGGTAAGGGAATTAAACCAGCTGCTTCAAAGCGGCGAATTAGTTGGGGAATATATGGTTGTTTGGTGATGACGTGTTTACGGTAAAGCAATATGCCGACGATGGGTTTTGTAGAGACGTTGTATACAACGTCTCTACAGGTTTTATACCATTCCAAATATTGGCGAGGTGATGCAAAAAAGCCTTGATAGTCGGGATGCAGTAATCCCATGTTGGGGGTTTCGACTGGTGGGGGAATGTCGCCGACTTTTAAGCCGAGGTATTTTTCTGCGAGTGTCCAGAATAATGCGGCGACGTTTTCGGGGCCGCCTGCATTCCAGTAACCGTAGATAATTAACCAGTTGCGTAAGTCTTGGACTTTCTGCACTGGAACGAATTTTAAAAGTTTCGGGCCGATTTTTAAGAAACTGATGTAACCTGCGAGTTTGTCTTCTTCGCGTCCGTTGCTGAATTTGTCGAGGATGAATTTAACTGGTTTGGGCATTCCTTTGGGTTTGTCACCAATGGCAAAGTCTCCCAATTTGGTTAAACTCATCAATTCCAAGGCTGACTCAAACACAAGCCGGATGGGAACTTGGGTAAGGCGATCGCGCAGCCACACAACTTGGTCATAATCAAATAATAAGCTGCCAAAAAATACCTCAGCGCCATCTAGTGCTGTTTCTACTTCCGCACGCTTACTGATAATATCGCGATCGCTAAACACGCGAATGTCTAAATCAGGACAGCGAGATTCAGCCACAGCAGCCGCTTTCCTGTATAAGTCAGCGTTGAACGATTCAAACCCAGCAATTAAGACGATCCGTTTCATGCCCGTAAGCTACGCAATATTTCTTTACTTAAATTCTAATCGTGGTTGCAGCTTGATTGTGAAACATCTGTCTTGAGTTCACCAAGTAACCGAGAGTTTGTCTCTAGAGTCAAGGTAATCACTATTTTCCACCCAAACACCAATCTGGCATTTTGGCAGATTTCCTCAAGTCTAAGTTGGTATGGTGATATCCGCGAATGTCTTTGTGCGACAATTACCGACTTGCAGAATCCCTCGGCTAACTACCGGGGGGCTTTTTTATGTGTAGCGCAAAGATTATAAAGTAAAGACTACCG
This window harbors:
- a CDS encoding type II toxin-antitoxin system death-on-curing family toxin — encoded protein: MGLRDEGLLDSAIYQPQATFAGEFLHPTIVEQAAAYLFHITHNHAFVDGNKRTAFDVMVTFLNINDYELNMSPEKAYELTMQVAENIMSKEELIELLKNYITELL
- the bchH gene encoding magnesium chelatase subunit H: MKRIVLIAGFESFNADLYRKAAAVAESRCPDLDIRVFSDRDIISKRAEVETALDGAEVFFGSLLFDYDQVVWLRDRLTQVPIRLVFESALELMSLTKLGDFAIGDKPKGMPKPVKFILDKFSNGREEDKLAGYISFLKIGPKLLKFVPVQKVQDLRNWLIIYGYWNAGGPENVAALFWTLAEKYLGLKVGDIPPPVETPNMGLLHPDYQGFFASPRQYLEWYKTCRDVVYNVSTKPIVGILLYRKHVITKQPYIPQLIRRFEAAGLIPLPIFINGVEGHVAVRDWMTTDYEQQQRQLNNIETPSLSQDAVKVDAIVSTIGFPLVGGPAGSMEAGRQVEVAKRILTAKNVPYIVAAPLLIQDIHSWTRQGVGGLQSVVLYALPELDGAIDTVPLGGLVGENIYLVPERVQRLIGRVKSWVALRQTPASERKIAIILYGFPPGYGAAGTAALLNVPRSLIKFLHALKDQGYNVGDIPEDGEELIRQVKAADEEMEKWEVNKPFPDSANTVNARTLEKWLGYLRTSRVEKQWKSLTGSGIKTYGEELHIGGIQLGNVWIGLQPPLGIQGDPMRLMFERDLTPHPQYAAFYKWLQNELQADAVVHFGMHGTVEWLPGSPLGNTGYSWSDILLGDLPNLYIYAANNPSESILAKRRGYGVLISHNVPPYGRAGLYKELVALRDLIAEYREDPKKNYVLKEGICKKIVDTGLDVDCPFEDAKKLGIPFTPENIRMFSAHAFDDYLVKLYEYLQVLENRLFSSGLHTLGEAPNEEEMAAYLEAYFGSEPPSRQERQEEEVEIRDLLERTTDELTNLLRGLNGEYIPPAPGGDLLRDGAGVLPTGRNIHALDPYRMPSPAAYERGREIAQKIIAQHLQEHGKYPETVAVLLWGLDAIKTKGESLGILLELVGAEPVKEGTGRIVRYELKPLAEVGHPRIDVLGNLSGIFRDSFVNIIELLDDLFFRAAEADESEEENFIRKHALALKAQGVENASARLFSNPAGDFGSLVNDRVVDGNWESGEELGNTWQSRNVFSYGRQDKGQARPEVLNQLLKTSDRIVQEIDSVEYGLTDIQEYYANTGGLKKAAEKQGGKKVTTSFVESFSKDTTPRNLEDLLRMEYRTKLLNPKWAQAMANQGSGGAFEISQRMTALIGWGGTADFKDDWVYDQAADTYALDPEMAEKLRQANPEAFRNIISRMLEASGRGFWEADQDKLDKLRQLYELTDEELEGVTV